cctactgattctgtGTGCACCAAGCCTCACGGAACCACAACATGTTagataaacaatttcacaaattctGCTTTTTTAAATCTTTACTATGCTGAGATAAACAATTTCACAATGTAATACTATGCTGTATTAAATGCTTTACAATATTTGTTTGTTAGACCAGCCTCTGGTATTATTTATaacttatttagtgttgtttacactcTTCCAAATTGTCCCAAAAACAAGTCAAATTTATTCCACACGTCTGAATTTCCCTTTCCTAATAAGCAACGGGTGAACATTCCCTGGTATCGAGTTTATTTGTCACTTCCTCTGCATCCATTTTGTGTTAGGAGattgttataaccaatttattgatgtgattattttgtatttaacctttatttaactaggcttgtcagttaagaacaaattcttatttacaatgacggcctactacaatgacggcctacatatTATGATATGCTATAAGTCAGACCCTATTGGTCACTTGCATGTGATGCCTACATGTGTCATGTAAGGAGAGCAAGtgttgagggaatagggaatgtttttcctaaacaaattaGGCATTTTGAGAATAGAACTTTCAGTCAAAAACATCTGTAATTATGTTGTAACTTCAGCAACATGGACAGCGCAatacacactgttgatgttctgtggtggtgactgcagcagggaggagagggagacaacactataaacactgttgatgttctgtggtggtgacttcagcagggaggagagggagacaacactataaacactgttgatgttctgtggtggtgactgcagcagggaggagagggagacaacactataaacactgttgaagttcTGTGGTGGtgactgcagcagggaggagagggagacaacactataaacactgttgatgttctgtggtggtgactgcagcagggaggagagggagacaacactataaacactgatgttctgtggtggtgactgcagcagggaggagagggagacaacactataaacactgttgatgttctgtggtggtgactgcagcagggaggagagggagacaacactataaacactgttgaagttcTGTGGTGGtgactgcagcagggaggagggagacaacactataaacactgttgaagttcTGTGGTGGtgactgcagcagggaggagagggagacaacactataaacactgttgaagttcTGTGGTGGtgactgcagctgggaggagagggagacaacactatacacactgttgatgttctgtggtggtgactgcagtagggaggagagggagacaacactataaacactgttgaagttcTGTGGTGGtgactgcagcagggaggagagggagacaacactatacacactgttgatgttctgtggtggtgactgcagcagagaggagagggagacaacactataaacactgatgttctgtggtggtgactgcagcagggaggagagggagacaacactataaacactgatgttctgtggtggtgactgcagcagggaggagagagagacactataaacactgttgaagttcTGTGGTGGtgactgcagcagggaggagagggagacaacactataaacactgttgaagttATGTGGTGGtgactgcagcagggaggagagggagacaacactataaacactgttgaagttcTGTGGTGGtgactgcagcagggaggagagggagacaacactataaacactgttgatgttctgtggtggtgactgcagcagggaggagagggagacaacactataaacactgttgatgttctgtggtggtgactgcagcagggaggagagggagacaacagGTGCTAGTCAGTCACTcgctgtttattttttattttttacacagtGCAGCAAGTCTGAGCCAGGCCCAGCACAATCGATTGGTCAAAAGAATAGCCTACTGAATAgccaatcgattggtcgaaagaacagacgactctTGATCGACCAAGATTTTTTTGTCTGGGACAGGCCTAATGTATCTGCCCCATTTTAATTGATGTATATTATAGTGTTCTTAGAATAGCCTAAGCATAGCTGTGGGGATTCTTGATTTAATGTCGACTTTCCTTGCTGCTCTATTTGATTAATCAACACAGAAGGACATTTTTTTACGTGTTTGTTTAGATGGTGCATATTTTGGTGGGTTATTTTACCTTACTGTCGTTACTAAAGGTGAGTGTGAGTTATAATAGATGCTCCGAGGGGTGGATGAGTGTGTGGCTGCAGTCAGGTGGGTTTCAACCTTTCAGAAGCAGATGGTGCTCATCCAGGAATCGTGCTGAGAGAGGGCTCCTTTCCCAGCCTGGGCTGAAGCATCAAATGGGGCTCTTATCTCGCTGCGCAGTCATTTAAGAATAAATACTGGTGTGTGACTGTTACCATCTCCCTATTTTTccttcttcccctccccctctctctccagtccaaaGTTACCACGGCCAGAAGTTTGGGTGACATCGCCATGGACCTGACGGAGATTGGAGCGCCCAGGATCAGTAAGCTGTCCAGCATGGAGAGTAAAGACCAGCTCATCATGGCCAGCAACAGATCCCTCATCTCAGCAGGTAGACAATGAGCTAACAATGGACAATGCTTGACGGACATATCGGTCCTATTGACTTCATAAAGACAAATGCTGATTAGATGAGATTGAAGTGATCATAATGGTTTTAATAGAATGTCTGCCTGATTCAGGGTCAGGAGACTCTGATGTGAGCGAGGAGTTAAAGAAGGAGAAGATTGCTGACCTGAAGAATAAAGAGAAGGACTTGCAGGACTCTCTGACTCAGAAACTAGAGGAGCTCAAGAAGATCTGCCTGCGAGAAGCTGTAAGCATCTTCATCAGTACTTGAATGAAATCATTTCAATTAGATTATATCACTGCTGATTgttctctttttgtttttccaGGAGCTGACAGGCAGGCTGCCTAAAGAGTACCCTCTGGACTCGGGTGAAAAGCCCCCCGTGGTGCGTCGGCGCATGGGGACAGCCTTCAAACTGGACGACCTCTTCCCCTATGATGCGGTTAGTATAGGAGTCACAGGATGGGAGCACTGGCTGTCATAAATATTATGTTCTTTTGGCTAATAAATCTTAAACTTGACTGACATTGTAATGCAACATtttaatcgtgtgtgtgtgtttgtgtgtgtgtggaggacatTCTCTATATACGACCAGGATAAGGAATTTCTAGTGATGAATATGCTTCTTTTATTCTGTGAAAATCCCCTTTGCACTGATCTGCGTGCCTGTGTGCAAGTTACTAATCTCATCTGTTTCTACTGTGTCTTCTTGTCCTGCAGGATCCCCATCTCAGAAACCTGGAGAGCAGGTTTGCCCTGCAGCAGAAGATCGTGGAAGCGGCCAAGAAATTAGCCAACGAGGCTGAGCTCTGTAAGACggtgaagaagaagaggaggaggaactgcCTGGACGCCATAAGGAAGCTGCAGGAGATTGAGGAGGAGATCAACAAATACAGGATCAAGACGGGCAAAAAGCCCACCATGAGAGCATCAATAATCATAGCAGGTAGCCTACACCACGCCATACCAACAGCCAGACATTGCATACAGTCACAGTGATAACACAGTTTAGATTGACTGTAGCATACTGAGGAATCACAATTCCTGTCAGAAGCACCTTGTCTGTACTAGTCTGAAAGAACGAAGACTTCAGGACATGGGTTTTTCTCAGATGTGGCCTCTAATGAAAAGCCCAACACAAGCATGTGTTAACCTCCATTTCTCCCCTTTTCTCAGATGATGTGAACCTTGCAGAACTCAGCTCACTGTCCGACAGTCTTACTCTGGACGATGGTGAGTGCTGCGGAGGTTATATCATACATACATTAACTAAATTCTCTGTTCACATCTGTAGCATCCCCATAGCTTTTAGCAGGCTGTGACAATGACAGTTCCTTCTGTTCACCTGTGTGTTTTAGACGAGGATCTGGGAGGCCAAAGGCAACAGTCCCATTCTGTGCAGTACTCTCCCCGGCCCCACCACTCAGAAACCATGAGCCTCCACTACCAGTCTGACCGACTGGCCTCAGCCCACGAGCAGTCCCAGGACCTCAACCCCAACAACAGGTAAGAGCTCTTGCACGGGCCTGGCCACTGGCTACAGCTCTCCTGGCTCTGGGTTGTTTTGTTACCCAGTCTGTTTCAGACTGTTATTCTTGGGGCCCAGGGAGCAGCAGCGAGTATAGACCTGTAGAGGAGAACCAGGGAGAGCTGCCTGCATTCCTACCAGCCTCTTCTCCTGCTGCCCCCACAACCTTCTCTTATCAGCCTCAACACGCTCCATGTAAAAAAAGAAATAGACGGCAGTAAGCATGTCTCTGCCTGCTAAGGAAGAAACCACAATCCCAAGGAGGGGAAAATAGTCTGGGACCGGAAACCTGCTCTGGAAACTCTGAATTTGAACGTATTCGCTCACTGCGTGAACATTTACCAAATGACTTGGATGATATGctgctgggagagaggagagcaggagttCTACTGCTACTGTTTGGTAATGTTATTTGTTTACCGTTCCATGAAGAGAAAGATCAATGACCTATGAAATGACAGTCATCCAGGTGAAAATGATGACTGAAATCCCTGCACACGAGGATACAGCTTTAATATTATGTTTTGAGtggcgaggagagggagaggccgtGTAATCAAGGTAGAAGCTCCAAGTCTGTGAAAAGCATGGTTCTTATCTGTGTTTCAGATTAAATTATGGCAAAGTCCAGGAACCTTTCTACTACAATCACCAAGATGCCTTATCGAGCCACAAGCCTGCCTCTGCACACAGCATGCCTcccacccccctcctcacccGTAATGCCTACAGCAGCATCCAGTTCAGGTAGGTcaggcccgtatccacaaagcatctcagaaagGTCCTAGGAATCCTATTCAAACCTGTTTTAAGACAAAGAATCTCCCAGCTCAGAGCAGATTTTAGGACAATGTTAAAAGACTTCTCAGACAAACTCTGAGCCAGGAATAAAATCAACTTGTAAAAATGTTTCAACTGTTAATCACGACAGTTCGAGATACCGCAAAGTAAAGATAGTGATGACGCTCATTGACATGCTGCAAATGATGGGGAATAGCCAATCGCGATGAGACATAGTACTCTGTGAACTATATAGCACCATTCAGACAACCACTGTGAATGTGACGGTACATCAAATTTTGCAATGGTCAAAATGCTTGTAATTTTAGCCTGACATGATCACTTTGCCTACTCTTTATTATTGCCTAATATGTTGGCATGCATAAGGCTTTTTTAACAAATTCCGATTGTTGTTAACAGCTGAATGTTTACAATAAAACTGTTTTATCAATACACTTGTCACTCCTGTCTAACAACTCTAAATCTTTTTGGCACAGTAGGCATCAAGTCACTTGCCGATAATGTTGCATACCGCGTTTAAAAGATCTAACTTTCATCGAACACAATCAAGTTAACATAACCCTAGGATCAAGACGAATTCAACTGCCAAACGTTAAGGCATGCCCAATTCAGACTGTTTTAACAACCTGATGTTGAGCTCCAAAGGGATAACTTGAAATGACAATGTAGGTAATTCAATAAGTGAAAGAAAAACATTGTTTATTTAGGTGTATCATGTGAAATAGGCCTCATAAGAAATCATTATCAAAAGTGGAAGAGGTACTGTTGCATGTAGGTTTAGATTATTTACGGGTTGATCATGTAGAAATATCAAAACAGGAACCACTGACTTGCTGCATTTTTCtattatcaagacacctgctggTAACTCTTAACTGGTTAGGACAGCTCATGAAGTGTCCTAAATATGTCGACTAGGTGGGACTCTTATTACTAAAGAGGCTTCATGTATagcttttatttttacccataagAGTAGGAGTAAAATGTTTGTTCTCAGCACCAATTTTCTACTCTGAGATgttttgtgaatacaggccctggccTCCATGACCTCCGTACACCCCTCACATACAAAGATGCCTCTGATCCGACCAGGAGCCCCAattagactagcgtcctgtctagACCTTTGTCCTCTGTATAACTTCTGGATGGGATTTCTAACCCTATGTCAGGTAGTGATCAATCTAACTCTGTATATAAGAAGGAGGATCATGTTGTTCATCATGATGTTGTTCGTTTCCAGGTCAGATGACGACCCCCAGCATTTCCGCCAGCGGAGTGGCAGTCTGGAGTCCCAGTCTCAAGAGACCACACCCCCGGCGCCAGCGTTCGTCCCGTTCCGCCGCAGCAACAGCACAGAGGTCCTGGACGATGGCTCATCCTACACCAGCCAATCCAGCACAGAGTATACAGTGCCTGGGAACCATACCCACCGCCCCAGGGACCGCTGGCGTGGCAGGAAGGGCAACATCTACGCCAACACGGGCAGCATGCCCAACTTGGCACAAGCTGATGCCTGCTACAACACATACCAGCCCCCCCGGGCACCACGACCCACCACCACGGCCTACTATGTGACGGGCTACCCCAGCTACACAGAGCCAGAGCCCTACTCTAATGGAGTCTACATGTACAACAACGAGTTAGAGGGTCACTACAACGTTAACCCTTCATACCACGCCACCCCGGCCAACCACGGACATGATGTGTACAGCAGTCGCTATGGTGACGACGAGATGGACAGTATGGCTCAGAACCCCTACGCCACCCTGAGGCCGCCCAGGAACCGTCAAGCTCTGCCCAGGACGGAACATTTGACCAAGAACATCCAGAAGGCGCTGGTGGCAGAGCACCTGAAAGGCTGGTACCAGCGCAATGCAAGCCACAAGCAACCACAGACTTACGACTACAACCAGAGGGGTTCCCAGCAGAGCCTGGGTTACCAGACCATGCCAGCTCCCTACAGCAGGAACACATCCTACTCCTCAGGTACAGACAGCCTGCAAACTCCCTCATCTCACATGCAAACAGAATGATATTCCAGTCTGTTAGTCAAAGGCAATTATTTGGTTTCACTTAAATGGGCAATGCAAAACGACACGCATCAGCCTTCTCTGCATTCAAGCATGTCAATGAATGCTAACATTCAGTCACTCATTTGCGTTCTATATCTCAGAGATAAATTATCCTATTGTAACTTTTCTTTGTTGTGGTTTCTGTTCCAGTCTCGTCACAGCAGTCCTCCACAGCAGGAGGCTGGCGCGGTCACCTAGGAGGGGGTATGTCAGAGTTCCACATGCCCCTACCGGTGCAGCAGCCTTACCCCTCCTACGGCACCGCTCACTACAGCCAGCACGCCCACAACAGGTGAGAGAAGTCATTCTTAGTCCCAATTCAGCTCCGTATCTGATTGGCTGTCCCTGATCCTACTTAATTAACAATGGAGCTAAACACCACTACTGTGTCATTGTGGAGAATGGATGCTCGCTGGAAAAAATGAAGCTTCTCTTTGGTTTTATCGGCCACACACCATTGTGACCTGTGTGTCTGACATTCCCTTGCTGACCATGATATGTCCCAGAAGTGTTGGAAACAGTTTGATAGTTGGTGCTCACTCAGCCAATTAGCATGGCTGCTTGAAATGGATTGTAGCGTCTGTCTGTGCAGCCAGTGGTTAGCTCTTCATCTTACTGGCCTTAGGAAtggttcttcttcttctcctgctTTAACTGTCCACTGGGCTACTCTCTTCATAGATATGGCTCCTCTTGCTCCTCCTACCAGCACTCTAAGGGCTCTTGGTACATCCCTGATGGCCAGAGGTGCTGTGCCTTTGTCCCTGCTAGCTCTTTATCCTCCaccatctctcctcctttccttcctcctcccctggcTGTGGGCTCCGGCTGGGCCCAGGGCCAGGGCTCCAGTCCCCTGCAGCAGCCCCACAGCTACAGAAGCCAGAGGCTTAGTAAAGTCTCCTTTGCTAAGTGTAGCCCACGATAGTAGTAAGTAACCAGCTACCAGTCTGTCCTCAGCGTGACTTCATTGcttgcttgtttttttttttttaagtgggcTTAAACAATGTCCTGGTCTGTGCTTTGGGCTTCTCTTTTTCAATTAGTATCAAAGCTGTTTGTttgggctgtctctctctccctctctatgatAAGGGAACTGCATGGCTTTTATGATTGTTGTTCATTTCTGCCATCTCTTTCAGCTTCCATACCAAATTGTCATCGAGCGGTCACATTTCTCTTAAGGGGTGTGCATAGACATACACCACTTAAACTGTCAGTTACCCCCGCTGTCTCCTCTCCCACCCCATTATCACTATCACTGACCTTTGACCCTCTCGTGCACAGATGTCCCACAGCAGGGTATGGGTGGAGGAGCTGTGATAGACTGGTGCCGGGGCCAGCAGTGGCTACAGGGTCATTAGAGAGGTTTGATTCTGGTGCCTGTCATGGTACTGAGTTCTGACCACCGAAATTAAACACCCGCGCTAAATAAAGGGTGAGAGAAGAAACAAACTACCGCCACAGATTATATGGTGTTGGTGGTGACTCATTTTGTGCGTGgcagtaaaaaaaacaaaaaacacaagaCTGCTTTGGTTGTCCTAGTAATCTTTACTCTATGGTGGTGTACACTGGTGGTGGTGAGGCAGCAGCTTTGGAAGTGGTGGTATCTGTGGAAGAAGGCAAGTGACCCTGCATTTTGGATATTTGAATGCTGCGTGTGTTTGATGCTTGTTGTTCATCTGTCCATCTGCTTTGTTTTAGGGTGTGTGAATAGTTTAATCCTGGTGGAACACACTAACTAACACCTGCCATTTTGAAACTGGGATATAACTCTCTTAAAGGTGGAGTGTTCCATTTCATTTCTCCAGTGCTGTGTTCCAATGAAGTAACAACCCAGGGTTAAATTACTCAAATAACTTTTCACCAGTGGAGATGTCTCTTTTCTTGGATTGTATTATCAGTTTTTTGTTGCTAGCCTAACCTGTTTACATCCTGTATGTGTTGCAGACCCAATGTAGATGTGAACCAAACAGAAACCTACATCAACAGCCAAACGAACTGCAGCTTGGATCCAGATGACCAGAGACTTTACTGGCATGAGGGCTCCTCCAAACCTGGAACTATAGTGTAGCAGTCAGGGCCATCAACTCTCTCAACTTCCACTTTGTGACACTAACATGTGCCTTGGACTGCACTTACCTGCTTTTCTGGATGGAAATAGGATCCAAAGAATCAAATATCAACCACTGTGGAATTCACACAGGGGAGGACCTTAAGTCTAAGTACAGCTGATTTGAGTTCTCATACACGGAATTGCCAAACAAAGTAGGTCCACCTGCGTACGCTCTCTGAAAGCAGAATTACAACACGGTCACCTGATCTGAATGTTCTGGATTGCTAGGGGGGGGTGTTTGTCTGTGCACTGAGTTGCACTTGGTGCTGTGGCTGGTTGGGTTAGCCTGAGAGGCTGGCATGAGGATGGAGGATAATGAACATGACTTGTCCTACAAGATCGATAATTGGGCAAGATTTATGCTCACCATTACAATGACAGATCTCTCCAATATTGACACTTTTAAATGTTGAAATGAAGGATTGAAATTGGATTTTGAGTGTGAAGATGACTAGCAATGGCGACCTGCTGAAACGTTCTCCAGTCACTACTGATTTCTAGAGCCCATTCTATGATAGTGTTTGTAGatactgtacagcactttgtgctATTCTTAGGTTGTCAGTCTTTTTGCACCAGCCATTTAACACAGTATTTGGACCTCTCTCTTGTTCTCAGTAATTTGATCATCTTTACTGCCAAATGCTTCAGTCTAACCATTAAAGTCTAGACTCAACCATGTCAGCTTTTATACTTTCAAAGACCATGTTAACACTATCAATGCCGGTTATGTAATGTGTCCACTCTATGACATGGCTTCATTTTATTGCTCAGTGCAGTGAGACAAAATGTCAGTTTTAAATGCTCATTGCATCCCATGCTGGAATCCATGGACTGGTGCTTTCGATTCCTCTCAATAAGGAATTTGTATGTACATGTTGATAATGTAAAT
This sequence is a window from Oncorhynchus kisutch isolate 150728-3 linkage group LG1, Okis_V2, whole genome shotgun sequence. Protein-coding genes within it:
- the LOC109898089 gene encoding FERM domain-containing protein 4B isoform X1 — translated: MALGFMSGVEELLASSCKVVWSLAEQTLRRWSSQGIMPARRFLQTWWQLGEFYQMTEGRLCQVHLLDDRKLDLMVQPKLLSRDLLDLVSSHFNLKEKEYFGISFIDDTGQSKWLQLDRRVLDHDFTKKTGPLELKFLVRFYIEKITFLKENTTVELFFLNAKSSVFNEIIEVESENVFKLAAYALQEAKGDYTSVESSRSDLNKLPVLPTRVLREHPSLVYCEDRVIEHYENLKGLSRGQAIVRYLALVESLPTYGVHYYPVKDKQGLPWWLGVSYKGIGQYDLQDKLKPRKLFQWKQLENLYFREKKFAVEVNDPDRRIVSRRTFGQTGLVIHTWYASHSLIKTIWVMAISQHQFYLDRKQSKSKVTTARSLGDIAMDLTEIGAPRISKLSSMESKDQLIMASNRSLISAGSGDSDVSEELKKEKIADLKNKEKDLQDSLTQKLEELKKICLREAELTGRLPKEYPLDSGEKPPVVRRRMGTAFKLDDLFPYDADPHLRNLESRFALQQKIVEAAKKLANEAELCKTVKKKRRRNCLDAIRKLQEIEEEINKYRIKTGKKPTMRASIIIADDVNLAELSSLSDSLTLDDDEDLGGQRQQSHSVQYSPRPHHSETMSLHYQSDRLASAHEQSQDLNPNNRLNYGKVQEPFYYNHQDALSSHKPASAHSMPPTPLLTRNAYSSIQFRSDDDPQHFRQRSGSLESQSQETTPPAPAFVPFRRSNSTEVLDDGSSYTSQSSTEYTVPGNHTHRPRDRWRGRKGNIYANTGSMPNLAQADACYNTYQPPRAPRPTTTAYYVTGYPSYTEPEPYSNGVYMYNNELEGHYNVNPSYHATPANHGHDVYSSRYGDDEMDSMAQNPYATLRPPRNRQALPRTEHLTKNIQKALVAEHLKGWYQRNASHKQPQTYDYNQRGSQQSLGYQTMPAPYSRNTSYSSVSSQQSSTAGGWRGHLGGGMSEFHMPLPVQQPYPSYGTAHYSQHAHNRYGSSCSSYQHSKGSWYIPDGQRCCAFVPASSLSSTISPPFLPPPLAVGSGWAQGQGSSPLQQPHSYRSQRLSKVSFAKCSPR
- the LOC109898089 gene encoding FERM domain-containing protein 4B isoform X4, with translation MTEGRLCQVHLLDDRKLDLMVQPKLLSRDLLDLVSSHFNLKEKEYFGISFIDDTGQSKWLQLDRRVLDHDFTKKTGPLELKFLVRFYIEKITFLKENTTVELFFLNAKSSVFNEIIEVESENVFKLAAYALQEAKGDYTSVESSRSDLNKLPVLPTRVLREHPSLVYCEDRVIEHYENLKGLSRGQAIVRYLALVESLPTYGVHYYPVKDKQGLPWWLGVSYKGIGQYDLQDKLKPRKLFQWKQLENLYFREKKFAVEVNDPDRRIVSRRTFGQTGLVIHTWYASHSLIKTIWVMAISQHQFYLDRKQSKSKVTTARSLGDIAMDLTEIGAPRISKLSSMESKDQLIMASNRSLISAGSGDSDVSEELKKEKIADLKNKEKDLQDSLTQKLEELKKICLREAELTGRLPKEYPLDSGEKPPVVRRRMGTAFKLDDLFPYDADPHLRNLESRFALQQKIVEAAKKLANEAELCKTVKKKRRRNCLDAIRKLQEIEEEINKYRIKTGKKPTMRASIIIADDVNLAELSSLSDSLTLDDDEDLGGQRQQSHSVQYSPRPHHSETMSLHYQSDRLASAHEQSQDLNPNNRLNYGKVQEPFYYNHQDALSSHKPASAHSMPPTPLLTRNAYSSIQFRSDDDPQHFRQRSGSLESQSQETTPPAPAFVPFRRSNSTEVLDDGSSYTSQSSTEYTVPGNHTHRPRDRWRGRKGNIYANTGSMPNLAQADACYNTYQPPRAPRPTTTAYYVTGYPSYTEPEPYSNGVYMYNNELEGHYNVNPSYHATPANHGHDVYSSRYGDDEMDSMAQNPYATLRPPRNRQALPRTEHLTKNIQKALVAEHLKGWYQRNASHKQPQTYDYNQRGSQQSLGYQTMPAPYSRNTSYSSVSSQQSSTAGGWRGHLGGGMSEFHMPLPVQQPYPSYGTAHYSQHAHNRYGSSCSSYQHSKGSWYIPDGQRCCAFVPASSLSSTISPPFLPPPLAVGSGWAQGQGSSPLQQPHSYRSQRLSKVSFAKCSPR
- the LOC109898089 gene encoding FERM domain-containing protein 4B isoform X3; this encodes MALGFMSGVEELLASSCKVVWSLAEQTLRRWSSQGIMPARRFLQTWWQLGEFYQMTEGRLCQVHLLDDRKLDLMVQPKLLSRDLLDLVSSHFNLKEKEYFGISFIDDTGQSKWLQLDRRVLDHDFTKKTGPLELKFLVRFYIEKITFLKENTTVELFFLNAKSSVFNEIIEVESENVFKLAAYALQEAKGDYTSVESSRSDLNKLPVLPTRVLREHPSLVYCEDRVIEHYENLKGLSRGQAIVRYLALVESLPTYGVHYYPVKDKQGLPWWLGVSYKGIGQYDLQDKLKPRKLFQWKQLENLYFREKKFAVEVNDPDRRIVSRRTFGQTGLVIHTWYASHSLIKTIWVMAISQHQFYLDRKQSKSKVTTARSLGDIAMDLTEIGAPRISKLSSMESKDQLIMASNRSLISAGSGDSDVSEELKKEKIADLKNKEKDLQDSLTQKLEELKKICLREAELTGRLPKEYPLDSGEKPPVVRRRMGTAFKLDDLFPYDADPHLRNLESRFALQQKIVEAAKKLANEAELCKTVKKKRRRNCLDAIRKLQEIEEEINKYRIKTGKKPTMRASIIIADDVNLAELSSLSDSLTLDDDEDLGGQRQQSHSVQYSPRPHHSETMSLHYQSDRLASAHEQSQDLNPNNRSDDDPQHFRQRSGSLESQSQETTPPAPAFVPFRRSNSTEVLDDGSSYTSQSSTEYTVPGNHTHRPRDRWRGRKGNIYANTGSMPNLAQADACYNTYQPPRAPRPTTTAYYVTGYPSYTEPEPYSNGVYMYNNELEGHYNVNPSYHATPANHGHDVYSSRYGDDEMDSMAQNPYATLRPPRNRQALPRTEHLTKNIQKALVAEHLKGWYQRNASHKQPQTYDYNQRGSQQSLGYQTMPAPYSRNTSYSSVSSQQSSTAGGWRGHLGGGMSEFHMPLPVQQPYPSYGTAHYSQHAHNRYGSSCSSYQHSKGSWYIPDGQRCCAFVPASSLSSTISPPFLPPPLAVGSGWAQGQGSSPLQQPHSYRSQRLSKVSFAKCSPR
- the LOC109898089 gene encoding FERM domain-containing protein 4B isoform X2, translated to MALGFMSGVEELLASSCKVVWSLAEQTLRRWSSQGIMPARRFLQTWWQLGEFYQMTEGRLCQVHLLDDRKLDLMVQPKLLSRDLLDLVSSHFNLKEKEYFGISFIDDTGQSKWLQLDRRVLDHDFTKKTGPLELKFLVRFYIEKITFLKENTTVELFFLNAKSSVFNEIIEVESENVFKLAAYALQEAKGDYTSVESSRSDLNKLPVLPTRVLREHPSLVYCEDRVIEHYENLKGLSRGQAIVRYLALVESLPTYGVHYYPVKDKQGLPWWLGVSYKGIGQYDLQDKLKPRKLFQWKQLENLYFREKKFAVEVNDPDRRIVSRRTFGQTGLVIHTWYASHSLIKTIWVMAISQHQFYLDRKQSKSKVTTARSLGDIAMDLTEIGAPRISKLSSMESKDQLIMASNRSLISAGSGDSDVSEELKKEKIADLKNKEKDLQDSLTQKLEELKKICLREAELTGRLPKEYPLDSGEKPPVVRRRMGTAFKLDDLFPYDADPHLRNLESRFALQQKIVEAAKKLANEAELCKTVKKKRRRNCLDAIRKLQEIEEEINKYRIKTGKKPTMRASIIIADDVNLAELSSLSDSLTLDDDEDLGGQRQQSHSVQYSPRPHHSETMSLHYQSDRLASAHEQSQDLNPNNRLNYGKVQEPFYYNHQDALSSHKPASAHSMPPTPLLTRNAYSSIQFRSDDDPQHFRQRSGSLESQSQETTPPAPAFVPFRRSNSTEVLDDGSSYTSQSSTEYTVPGNHTHRPRDRWRGRKGNIYANTGSMPNLAQADACYNTYQPPRAPRPTTTAYYVTGYPSYTEPEPYSNGVYMYNNELEGHYNVNPSYHATPANHGHDVYSSRYGDDEMDSMAQNPYATLRPPRNRQALPRTEHLTKNIQKALVAEHLKGWYQRNASHKQPQTYDYNQRGSQQSLGYQTMPAPYSRNTSYSSVSSQQSSTAGGWRGHLGGGMSEFHMPLPVQQPYPSYGTAHYSQHAHNRPNVDVNQTETYINSQTNCSLDPDDQRLYWHEGSSKPGTIV
- the LOC109898089 gene encoding FERM domain-containing protein 4B isoform X5, with the protein product MALGFMSGVEELLASSCKVVWSLAEQTLRRWSSQGIMPARRFLQTWWQLGEFYQMTEGRLCQVHLLDDRKLDLMVQPKLLSRDLLDLVSSHFNLKEKEYFGISFIDDTGQSKWLQLDRRVLDHDFTKKTGPLELKFLVRFYIEKITFLKENTTVELFFLNAKSSVFNEIIEVESENVFKLAAYALQEAKGDYTSVESSRSDLNKLPVLPTRVLREHPSLVYCEDRVIEHYENLKGLSRGQAIVRYLALVESLPTYGVHYYPVKDKQGLPWWLGVSYKGIGQYDLQDKLKPRKLFQWKQLENLYFREKKFAVEVNDPDRRIVSRRTFGQTGLVIHTWYASHSLIKTIWVMAISQHQFYLDRKQSKSKVTTARSLGDIAMDLTEIGAPRISKLSSMESKDQLIMASNRSLISAGSGDSDVSEELKKEKIADLKNKEKDLQDSLTQKLEELKKICLREAELTGRLPKEYPLDSGEKPPVVRRRMGTAFKLDDLFPYDADPHLRNLESRFALQQKIVEAAKKLANEAELCKTVKKKRRRNCLDAIRKLQEIEEEINKYRIKTGKKPTMRASIIIADDVNLAELSSLSDSLTLDDDEDLGGQRQQSHSVQYSPRPHHSETMSLHYQSDRLASAHEQSQDLNPNNRSDDDPQHFRQRSGSLESQSQETTPPAPAFVPFRRSNSTEVLDDGSSYTSQSSTEYTVPGNHTHRPRDRWRGRKGNIYANTGSMPNLAQADACYNTYQPPRAPRPTTTAYYVTGYPSYTEPEPYSNGVYMYNNELEGHYNVNPSYHATPANHGHDVYSSRYGDDEMDSMAQNPYATLRPPRNRQALPRTEHLTKNIQKALVAEHLKGWYQRNASHKQPQTYDYNQRGSQQSLGYQTMPAPYSRNTSYSSVSSQQSSTAGGWRGHLGGGMSEFHMPLPVQQPYPSYGTAHYSQHAHNRPNVDVNQTETYINSQTNCSLDPDDQRLYWHEGSSKPGTIV